CCGCAGAAGATGAACCAGGAGATGATGGCGCTGTACCGCACCGAGAAGGTCAACCCGCTCGGCGGCTGCCTGCCCATCGTGATCCAGATCCCGGTGTTCATCGCGCTGTACTGGGTGCTGCTGTCGTCGGTGGAAATGCGCGGCGCGCCGTGGCTGGGCTGGATCCACGACCTCTCGGTGCCGGACCCGTTCTACATCCTGCCGGTCGTGATGGCCGTGTCGATGTTCGTGCAGACCAAGCTGAACCCGACCCCGCCGGACCCCGTGCAGGCCAAGGTCATGATGATCATGCCGCTGGTGTTCTCGTTCATGTTCTTCTTCTTCCCGGCCGGCCTGGTGCTGTACTGGGTGGTGAACAACATCCTGTCGATCGCCCAGCAGTGGCAGATCAACCGCATGCTCAGCAAGGGCAAGGCGACCGCGGTGGCCAAGGGCTGACCGTCCCCCGCCGCAGTACCGAGAAACCCGGCCCCGTGCCGGGTTTTTTGTTACCGGCGTATGCTTCGAAGCCTGTGTCTTATATAAGACCTGCGCCGCACCGAAGCGCGCAAGATCGCACATTCGCCAGATCGGCGGTTCAAAGGGGAGACAGACCATGACGTGGTCGGCCAGCCAGTACGTGCAGTTCGAGGACGAATGCACCCGCCCCGTGCGGGACCTCGTCGCCGCTATTCCCACCGCCAGCGCCCGCCGCGTGGCGGACGTGGGCTGTGGCCCCGGCAATTCCACGGAGGTCCTGGCGGCGCGCTATGCGCAGGCGGAAGTCACCGGCCTGGACAGCGACGCCGACATGATCGCCGCCGCGCGCAAGCGGCTGCCCGGCCTGCGCTTCGACATCGCCGAGGTTTCCCAGTGGACCGATGCCGGCCCCTGGGACGTCATCCTGGCCAACGCCGTGTTCCAGTGGGTGCCCGACCACGCGCGGCTGTTCCCGTCGCTGGTGGGCAAGCTGGCACCCGGCGGCAGCCTGGCCATGCAGATGCCCGACAACCTCAACGAACCGCCGCACCTGCTGATGCGCGAGACCGCGCTGCAGGGCCCGTGGGCGCCCAAGCTGGCGGCCGCGGCCGATGCCCACACCGCGCTGGCGTCCGAGCGCTGGTACTACGAACTGCTGAAGCCGCACTGCGCGCGCGTGGATATCTGGCGCACGATCTACCAGCACCCGCTCCAGGGCGGCCCGGCAGCGGTGGTGGAATGGTTCAAGGGCAGCGGGCTGCGGCCGTTCCTGGCGCCGCTCGACGCCGCCGAGCAGGCCGACTACCTGGCACGCTACGAGGCGGCGCTGGCCAAGGTCTTCCCGCCGATGGCGGACGGCACCGTGCTGCTGCCGTTTCCGCGCGTGTTCATCGTCGCCACGCGATAGCCGGCCGACGCAGGGCGGCGGCAGCCTCGTGCGCCGTCGCCTACACTAGACGGACGCTGCGCAGTCACTCTCTTTGCCAACAGAGACACCGCCATGAGCCGTCCGCCCGAGCTGCACCGGAAGATGCGCCCCGCCGCCGCGTTCGTCGCGCTGGCCGATGCGGGCCTGCAGGCCGTGCACCATCACCTTGATGCCCTGCAACATCGCGACGAGGTGGAGGACGTGCACGACCTGCGCGTGGCCGTGCGCCACCTGCGGGCGGTGACATGGGCCTTCGGCCCGGTCCTGCCGGACAGCGTCAAGGCGCGCTGGAAGCAGGCGCTGCACGACGTGGCCGACGCCGCCGGCGATGTACGCGACTGGGACGTCTTCATCGCCGAGACCCTGGCCCCGGCACTGGCGCAGCAGCCCGCCAACCCCGTGCTGGCGGCACTGATCGACACCGCGCAGGCCCGCCGAACCACCGCGCACGCGTCGATGATGACAAGATTGTCACGTTACCGGCAGGCGCCGCTGCCTACGCTGAAGCGTGACCTGGCGCATCTGGCGGCGCGCCCGTCGCGGGGCCGGATGCGGACGTTCGGCCCGCGGCGGATCCGCAAGGCACGCGCCGACGTGCGCGAGCGGGCCCGCATCGCGCGCGACGGCCGCACCGAACACGTCCACCAGCTGCGCATCGGCAACAAGCGGCTGCGCTACGCGATCGAGGCGCTGTCCGACGTGCTGCCGGGCCGCTACCGCAACAAGCTGCGCAAGAAACTGGTGGCGCGGCAGACCGAACTGGGCGCCGTGATCGACGGCGCCGTGGCGCGCCGGCTGATGTGCGAATGCCTGGGCGTCGACGACCCGCAAGCCTGAATGCCGCGGCCATCCCGGCCAAGGATCGATCTGCGACAATACCGCCCATGACTGCTACCCAGCTTCCCATTGCCGCCATCGCCACCGCACCGGGCCGCGGCGGCATCGGCGTCGTGCGTGTGTCGGGCCCCGACGTCGGCAGCGTCATGCGCGCCGTCTGCGGCCGCGCGCTGCAACCGCGCCACGCCACGTACCTGCCGTTCCTGGACGCGCACGGCAAGGTCATCGACCACGGCCTGGCGCTGTACTTCCCGGCGCCCAATTCCTACACCGGCGAGGAAGTGCTCGAACTCCAGGGCCATGGCGGCCCCGTGGTCATGCAGATGCTGCTGTCGCGCTGCCTGCAGGCCGGCCGCGACATCGGCCTGCGCGTGGCCGAGCCCGGCGAATTCACCCGGCGCGCATTCCTGAACGACAAGCTGGACCTGGCCCAGGCCGAGGCCGTGGCGGACCTGATCGAAGCCAGCACCGAGGCCGCCGCCCGCTCCGCCGCGCGCTCGATGGAGGGCGAATTCTCGCGCGCCATCCACGCGCTGGTCGAAAAGGTCATCCACCTGCGCATGCTGGTGGAGGCG
This sequence is a window from Cupriavidus pauculus. Protein-coding genes within it:
- the tam gene encoding trans-aconitate 2-methyltransferase; protein product: MTWSASQYVQFEDECTRPVRDLVAAIPTASARRVADVGCGPGNSTEVLAARYAQAEVTGLDSDADMIAAARKRLPGLRFDIAEVSQWTDAGPWDVILANAVFQWVPDHARLFPSLVGKLAPGGSLAMQMPDNLNEPPHLLMRETALQGPWAPKLAAAADAHTALASERWYYELLKPHCARVDIWRTIYQHPLQGGPAAVVEWFKGSGLRPFLAPLDAAEQADYLARYEAALAKVFPPMADGTVLLPFPRVFIVATR
- a CDS encoding CHAD domain-containing protein, with translation MSRPPELHRKMRPAAAFVALADAGLQAVHHHLDALQHRDEVEDVHDLRVAVRHLRAVTWAFGPVLPDSVKARWKQALHDVADAAGDVRDWDVFIAETLAPALAQQPANPVLAALIDTAQARRTTAHASMMTRLSRYRQAPLPTLKRDLAHLAARPSRGRMRTFGPRRIRKARADVRERARIARDGRTEHVHQLRIGNKRLRYAIEALSDVLPGRYRNKLRKKLVARQTELGAVIDGAVARRLMCECLGVDDPQA